One genomic segment of Stenotrophomonas sp. 704A1 includes these proteins:
- the thiC gene encoding phosphomethylpyrimidine synthase ThiC, with amino-acid sequence MNAQPSALQQQAQQLSETVTRPIPGSRKIHVPGSRPDIQVPMREIALTRTPTAFGGEENAPVTVYDTSGPYTDPAVRIDLSTGLPALRRGWVEARGDTEQLQALSSSFGRDREHDPKLDGVRFPARSLPRRARAGANVTQMHYARRGIITPEMEFVAIRENQRLDAIRDTALLQQHPGEAFGASIQKIITPEFVREEIARGRAVLPNNINHPESEPMIIGRNFLTKINANIGNSAVSSGIAEEVEKLVWAIRWGGDTVMDLSTGKHIHETREWIIRNSPVAIGTVPIYQALEKVDGRAEALTWEIFRDTLIEQAEQGVDYFTIHAGVLLRYVPLTAKRVTGIVSRGGSIMAKWCLAHHKENFLYTHFEEICEIMKAYDVTFSLGDGLRPGCIADANDAAQFGELETLGELTKIAWKHDVQTMIEGPGHVPMQLIKENMDKQLRECGEAPFYTLGPLTTDIAPGYDHITSAIGAAMIGWFGTAMLCYVTPKEHLGLPNRQDVRDGIMAYRIAAHAADLAKGHPGAQVRDNALSKARFEFRWEDQFHLGLDPEKAREFHDETLPKDAHKLAHFCSMCGPHFCSMKITQDVRDYAEKGMQAKSEEFRAAGAEVYQQR; translated from the coding sequence ATGAACGCACAGCCCTCCGCCCTGCAGCAACAGGCCCAGCAGCTTTCCGAAACCGTGACCCGGCCGATTCCCGGCTCGCGCAAGATCCATGTGCCCGGCTCGCGTCCGGACATCCAGGTGCCGATGCGGGAAATCGCGCTGACCCGCACCCCGACGGCGTTTGGCGGTGAAGAGAATGCACCGGTGACTGTCTATGACACCTCCGGTCCGTACACCGATCCGGCGGTGCGCATCGACCTGTCGACCGGGCTGCCGGCGCTGCGTCGTGGCTGGGTGGAAGCGCGCGGCGATACCGAGCAGCTGCAGGCCCTCAGTTCGTCGTTCGGCCGCGACCGCGAGCACGATCCGAAGCTCGACGGCGTGCGTTTCCCGGCCCGCAGCCTGCCGCGCCGTGCGCGCGCAGGTGCCAACGTCACCCAGATGCACTACGCGCGGCGCGGCATCATCACGCCGGAAATGGAGTTCGTGGCCATCCGCGAGAACCAGCGCCTGGATGCGATCCGCGATACCGCACTGCTGCAGCAGCATCCGGGCGAGGCGTTCGGTGCGTCGATCCAGAAGATCATCACGCCGGAGTTCGTGCGCGAGGAGATCGCCCGCGGCCGCGCGGTGCTGCCCAACAACATCAACCACCCGGAAAGCGAACCGATGATCATCGGCCGCAACTTCCTCACCAAGATCAACGCCAACATCGGCAACAGCGCCGTGTCGTCCGGCATTGCCGAAGAAGTGGAGAAGCTGGTGTGGGCGATCCGCTGGGGCGGGGACACGGTGATGGACCTGTCCACCGGCAAGCACATCCATGAGACCCGCGAATGGATCATCCGCAACTCACCGGTGGCGATCGGCACCGTGCCGATCTACCAGGCACTGGAAAAGGTCGACGGCCGCGCCGAAGCGCTGACCTGGGAGATCTTCCGTGACACCCTGATCGAGCAGGCCGAGCAGGGCGTGGACTACTTCACCATCCATGCCGGCGTGCTGCTGCGCTACGTGCCGCTCACCGCCAAGCGGGTCACCGGCATCGTCAGCCGCGGCGGCTCGATCATGGCCAAGTGGTGCCTGGCACACCACAAGGAGAATTTCCTCTACACGCATTTCGAAGAGATCTGCGAAATCATGAAGGCCTACGACGTGACCTTCTCGCTGGGTGATGGCCTGCGCCCGGGCTGCATCGCCGATGCCAACGATGCAGCGCAGTTTGGTGAGCTGGAAACGCTGGGCGAGCTGACGAAGATCGCGTGGAAGCATGATGTGCAGACCATGATCGAAGGCCCTGGCCACGTGCCGATGCAGCTGATCAAGGAGAACATGGACAAGCAGCTGCGCGAATGCGGCGAGGCGCCGTTCTATACGCTGGGCCCGCTCACCACCGATATCGCGCCGGGTTACGACCACATCACCAGTGCGATCGGCGCGGCGATGATCGGCTGGTTCGGTACCGCGATGCTCTGCTATGTCACGCCGAAGGAACACCTGGGCCTGCCCAACCGGCAGGATGTGCGCGACGGCATCATGGCATATCGCATCGCCGCCCACGCGGCAGACCTTGCCAAGGGCCATCCGGGCGCACAGGTGCGCGACAACGCCTTGAGCAAGGCGCGTTTCGAATTCCGCTGGGAAGACCAGTTCCATCTTGGCCTGGACCCGGAGAAGGCCAGGGAATTCCACGATGAAACCCTGCCCAAGGATGCGCACAAGCTGGCCCATTTCTGTTCGATGTGCGGCCCGCACTTCTGCTCGATGAAGATCACCCAGGACGTGCGCGACTATGCCGAGAAGGGCATGCAGGCGAAGTCGGAGGAGTTCCGCGCCGCCGGTGCCGAGGTGTACCAGCAGCGGTGA
- the ggt gene encoding gamma-glutamyltransferase, with translation MSRCLARSLLAAAVLAAVPTLTLAADRITGHTFATRSEVIAPHAMAATSQPLATQIALDVLKGGGSAVDAAIAANAALGLMEPTGNGIGGDLFAIVWDPKTQKLYGYNGSGRSPKSLTLAEFQRRGLKEIPATGPLPVSVPGAVDGWFALHERFGRRPMADNLAPAIRYAREGHPVAEVIAYYWDRSVPRLSKYPGFTEQFTIDGHAPRKGQMWKNPNLASTLQKIADGGRDAFYKGEIARTIGDYFKANGGYLSYQDMADHHGEWVEPVSSNYRGYDVWELPPNSQGIAALQILNVLEGYDFSKIPFGSPEHVHLFVEAKKLAFADRARFYADMAFQPAPVQKLVSKEYAAQRRALISMDKALKEVQPGTPKQLEEGDTIYMTVADADGMMVSLIQSNYRGMGSGMAPPGLGFILQDRGEMFVLQKHHPNGYAPGKRPFQTIIPAFITKGGKPYASFGVMGGAMQPQGHAQIVMNLVDFGMNLQEAGDAPRIQHEGSTEPTGQATAMSDGGEVNLETGFPYETVRALMRKGHRVVFADGPYGGYQAILRDPETGVYYGASESRKDGQAAGY, from the coding sequence GTGTCCCGATGCCTCGCCCGTTCCCTGCTCGCCGCCGCCGTGCTGGCTGCCGTGCCCACGCTGACCCTGGCCGCCGATCGCATTACCGGCCATACCTTCGCCACCCGTTCGGAAGTGATCGCGCCCCATGCGATGGCCGCCACCTCGCAGCCGTTGGCCACGCAGATCGCGCTGGACGTGCTGAAGGGCGGTGGCTCTGCCGTCGATGCCGCGATCGCCGCCAATGCGGCATTGGGCCTGATGGAGCCGACCGGCAACGGCATCGGCGGCGACCTGTTCGCCATCGTCTGGGACCCGAAGACGCAGAAGCTCTACGGCTACAACGGCTCGGGACGCTCACCGAAGTCGCTGACGCTGGCCGAGTTCCAGCGCCGCGGGCTGAAGGAGATTCCCGCTACCGGCCCGTTGCCGGTGTCGGTGCCCGGCGCGGTCGATGGCTGGTTCGCCCTGCACGAGCGTTTCGGTCGCAGGCCGATGGCCGACAATCTGGCCCCGGCCATCCGCTATGCCCGCGAAGGCCATCCGGTGGCCGAAGTGATTGCCTACTACTGGGATCGTTCGGTGCCGCGCCTGTCGAAGTACCCCGGCTTCACCGAGCAGTTCACCATCGACGGCCATGCCCCGCGCAAGGGCCAGATGTGGAAGAACCCGAACCTGGCCAGCACCCTGCAGAAGATCGCCGACGGCGGTCGCGACGCCTTCTACAAAGGCGAGATCGCCCGCACCATCGGCGACTACTTCAAGGCCAACGGCGGTTACCTGAGCTACCAGGACATGGCCGACCACCACGGTGAGTGGGTGGAACCGGTCAGCAGCAACTACCGCGGCTACGATGTGTGGGAACTGCCGCCGAACAGCCAGGGCATCGCCGCGCTGCAGATCCTCAACGTGCTGGAAGGCTACGATTTCTCGAAGATTCCGTTCGGCTCACCCGAGCATGTGCACCTGTTCGTGGAAGCGAAGAAGCTGGCGTTCGCCGACCGCGCGCGCTTCTATGCCGACATGGCGTTCCAGCCGGCACCGGTGCAGAAGCTGGTTTCCAAGGAGTACGCGGCGCAGCGTCGCGCGTTGATCTCGATGGACAAGGCCCTGAAGGAAGTGCAGCCGGGCACCCCGAAGCAGCTGGAAGAGGGTGACACCATCTACATGACCGTGGCCGACGCCGACGGCATGATGGTGTCGCTGATCCAGTCCAATTACCGTGGCATGGGCAGCGGCATGGCACCGCCGGGACTGGGCTTCATCCTGCAGGACCGTGGCGAGATGTTCGTGCTGCAGAAGCACCATCCCAACGGCTACGCGCCGGGCAAGCGACCGTTCCAGACCATCATCCCGGCGTTCATCACCAAGGGTGGCAAGCCCTACGCCAGCTTCGGGGTGATGGGCGGCGCGATGCAGCCGCAGGGCCATGCGCAGATCGTGATGAACCTGGTGGACTTCGGCATGAACCTGCAGGAAGCCGGCGACGCACCGCGCATCCAGCACGAAGGTTCCACTGAACCGACCGGGCAGGCCACGGCAATGAGCGATGGCGGTGAAGTGAATCTGGAAACCGGATTCCCGTATGAGACGGTGCGCGCACTGATGCGCAAGGGCCATCGCGTGGTGTTCGCCGATGGGCCCTATGGCGGCTACCAGGCGATCCTGCGTGATCCGGAGACGGGCGTGTATTACGGCGCGTCGGAGAGCCGCAAGGACGGGCAGGCGGCGGGCTACTGA
- the ilvC gene encoding ketol-acid reductoisomerase — translation MSTNDLPQTKIAVIGYGSQGRAHALNLRESGFDVVVGLRPGGPTEAKAQADGFTVIAPAEAVKDADLVAVLTPDMVQKKLYNEVLAPNMKQGACLLFAHGLNVHYGMIEPRADLDVVLVAPKGPGALVRREYEIGRGVPCIWAVYQDTSGQAAQHAQAYAAGLGGARANLIQTTFKEETETDLFGEQAVLCGGASALVQAGFETLVEAGYQPEIAYYEVLHELKLIVDLFYEGGISRMLEFISETAQYGDYVSGPRVIDAGTKERMKEVLKDIQDGTFTKNWVAEYEAGLPNYNRFKQADLEHPIEKVGKELRAKMVWLQGQAA, via the coding sequence ATGAGCACCAACGACCTGCCCCAGACCAAGATCGCCGTCATCGGCTACGGCAGCCAGGGCCGCGCGCACGCGCTGAACCTGCGCGAATCCGGCTTCGACGTGGTGGTAGGCCTGCGTCCGGGCGGCCCGACCGAAGCCAAGGCGCAGGCCGACGGCTTCACCGTGATCGCGCCGGCCGAGGCGGTGAAGGACGCCGACCTGGTCGCCGTGCTGACCCCGGACATGGTGCAGAAGAAGCTCTACAACGAGGTGCTCGCGCCGAACATGAAACAGGGTGCCTGCCTGCTGTTCGCGCATGGCCTGAACGTGCACTACGGCATGATCGAGCCGCGCGCCGACCTGGACGTGGTGCTGGTCGCACCGAAGGGCCCCGGCGCACTGGTGCGCCGCGAGTACGAGATCGGCCGTGGCGTGCCCTGCATCTGGGCGGTTTACCAGGACACCAGCGGCCAGGCCGCGCAGCATGCGCAGGCCTATGCGGCCGGCCTCGGCGGTGCCCGCGCCAACCTGATCCAGACCACCTTCAAGGAAGAGACCGAGACCGATCTGTTCGGCGAGCAGGCGGTGCTGTGCGGTGGTGCCTCGGCACTGGTGCAGGCCGGTTTCGAGACCCTGGTCGAAGCCGGCTACCAGCCGGAGATCGCCTACTACGAAGTGCTGCACGAACTGAAGCTGATCGTCGACCTGTTCTACGAAGGCGGCATCTCGCGGATGCTGGAGTTCATCTCCGAAACCGCGCAGTACGGCGACTACGTGAGTGGCCCGCGGGTGATCGACGCCGGCACCAAGGAGCGCATGAAGGAAGTGCTGAAGGACATCCAGGACGGCACCTTCACCAAGAACTGGGTGGCCGAGTACGAAGCGGGCCTGCCGAACTACAACAGGTTCAAGCAGGCCGACCTGGAGCATCCGATCGAGAAGGTGGGCAAGGAACTGCGCGCCAAGATGGTCTGGTTGCAAGGACAGGCCGCGTAA
- a CDS encoding BCCT family transporter: MVFRVSIALVLLLVLLAGVAPGPFNAVVQSILGELIRGIGWLYLLVVFLALVFLMYLAFGRFGNLRIGGEDAEPEFSRASWMSMLFAAGMGIGLVFWGAAEPISHFSKPPEGLAPESMDAARAAMRYVFFHWGLHPWAIYALIGLAMAWFQFNRNGRGLVSDMLQPIIGRHHRGWIGRVVNIAAVVATAIGVATTLGFGTIQIAAGVERVFGLQATVPMQMTIIAIAFVLYMASTASGVERGVKWLSNFNLALAALLAATVLVLGPTGFIFDTFTTTLGSYLNQLVTMSLRMSPFSGSTWVADWTIFYWAWWISWAPFVGSFIARISRGRSVREFVIGVVLAPTLLGFFWFAVFGGTALWAQIFGHADLVQALGNGYETVLFTLFDSLPASLMLAVVALVLLMIFFVTSADSAVLVLASMSTDEAGDPPLKRKLAWGIAVALIAAALLLAGGLDALQGMITIAALPFALLMVLVMVSLYRVLDQEYTRERRQTQRQRHMIDAWIAREMAAQEETQAEAARAQDQD, encoded by the coding sequence ATGGTGTTTCGCGTTTCCATCGCACTGGTCCTGCTGCTGGTGCTGCTCGCCGGCGTTGCACCGGGGCCCTTCAATGCCGTGGTGCAGAGCATCCTCGGTGAACTCATCCGCGGCATCGGCTGGTTGTACCTGCTGGTCGTGTTCCTGGCGCTGGTGTTCCTGATGTACCTGGCGTTCGGCCGCTTCGGCAACCTGCGCATCGGCGGTGAAGACGCCGAGCCGGAATTCTCGCGGGCCAGCTGGATGTCGATGCTGTTCGCCGCCGGCATGGGCATCGGCCTGGTGTTCTGGGGTGCGGCCGAGCCGATTTCGCACTTCAGCAAGCCCCCGGAGGGACTTGCGCCCGAAAGCATGGACGCCGCGCGTGCAGCCATGCGCTATGTGTTCTTCCATTGGGGCCTGCACCCCTGGGCCATCTATGCGCTGATCGGCCTGGCGATGGCCTGGTTCCAGTTCAACCGCAACGGCCGTGGCCTGGTCAGCGACATGCTGCAGCCGATCATCGGCCGCCACCATCGCGGCTGGATCGGCCGCGTGGTCAACATCGCGGCCGTGGTCGCCACCGCGATCGGTGTCGCCACCACGTTGGGCTTCGGCACCATCCAGATCGCGGCCGGTGTGGAGCGCGTGTTCGGGCTGCAGGCCACGGTGCCGATGCAGATGACCATCATCGCCATCGCCTTCGTGCTGTACATGGCGTCCACCGCCAGTGGTGTCGAGCGCGGGGTGAAATGGCTGTCCAACTTCAACCTGGCCCTGGCCGCACTGCTGGCGGCCACCGTGCTGGTACTGGGGCCGACGGGCTTCATCTTCGATACCTTCACCACCACGCTGGGCTCCTATCTCAACCAGCTGGTCACCATGAGCCTGCGCATGTCGCCCTTCTCGGGCAGCACCTGGGTCGCAGACTGGACGATCTTCTACTGGGCCTGGTGGATCTCGTGGGCACCGTTCGTGGGCTCGTTCATCGCCCGCATCTCGCGTGGCCGCAGCGTCCGCGAATTCGTCATCGGCGTGGTGCTGGCGCCGACCCTGCTGGGTTTCTTCTGGTTCGCCGTGTTCGGCGGGACGGCGCTGTGGGCACAGATCTTCGGTCATGCCGATCTGGTGCAGGCGCTCGGCAACGGCTATGAAACCGTGCTGTTCACCCTGTTTGACAGCCTGCCGGCTTCGCTGATGCTGGCGGTGGTGGCGCTGGTGCTGCTGATGATCTTCTTCGTCACCTCGGCCGACTCCGCGGTGCTGGTGCTGGCCAGCATGTCCACGGACGAGGCCGGTGATCCGCCCCTGAAGCGCAAGCTGGCGTGGGGCATCGCCGTCGCGCTGATCGCTGCGGCGCTGCTGCTGGCCGGTGGCCTGGATGCACTGCAGGGCATGATCACCATTGCGGCACTGCCGTTCGCGCTGCTGATGGTGCTGGTGATGGTGTCGCTGTACCGGGTGCTGGACCAGGAGTACACGCGCGAGCGGCGGCAGACGCAGCGCCAGCGGCACATGATCGATGCGTGGATCGCGCGGGAGATGGCGGCGCAGGAGGAAACACAGGCGGAGGCGGCGCGCGCGCAGGATCAGGATTGA